The genomic region GAGCCCACACAGCGGGAGATGGCCGAATTCCTCAGCCTGGATCCCAGCCAGATCGTGGCCTTGATCGACGAGCTGGAGAAACGGGGGCTTGTGATCCGCGCACCCGGGAGGCAGGACCGGCGCGCCAAAATCGTCTCGGCCACCGATGAAGGGGCGGCCGTTTTTCGGCGGGCCGAGGCCGCGGCGCGCGAGGCGGAGTCTGCCGCCCTGGCCGGCCTCAGCGGCACTGAAGTCGCGGCACTCAAGGGGCTGCTCCGCAAGGCGCTGTGGGGGCCGGCGGCCTGATCACGGGGCGAAGAGCCAACCTCACGAGGGGAGGTGATCTTTGGCGTCCTTCCGCTGGGCCTTCAGGAGCCGCAGCCCGCTGGCCAGCACGCCCACGTGGCTGAACGCCTGGGGGAAATTTCCAAGGAATTCCCCGGTGTCGGGGTGGA from Arthrobacter sp. NicSoilB8 harbors:
- a CDS encoding MarR family transcriptional regulator, with product MAATISQDAGFLLAKLHAAGSVLNNRALAGFGLKERSYSVLALANSGLEPTQREMAEFLSLDPSQIVALIDELEKRGLVIRAPGRQDRRAKIVSATDEGAAVFRRAEAAAREAESAALAGLSGTEVAALKGLLRKALWGPAA